Proteins encoded in a region of the Vicia villosa cultivar HV-30 ecotype Madison, WI linkage group LG5, Vvil1.0, whole genome shotgun sequence genome:
- the LOC131606029 gene encoding uncharacterized protein LOC131606029 — translation MARPRAIHVTWLACHGKLATKDRLCRFNIIHDSKCSLCKEVDESLGHLFFQCPHTLSIWKKILAWLEIVHTPSNWYDELHWVTNFNSRKGWKAIILKLASNEAIYGIWAYRNDVVFQHNTNRNTYDSILDCIVYRGWRSKKIRNHIASLMV, via the coding sequence ATGGCGAGGCCTCGTGCCATTCATGTGACTTGGCTTGCTTGTCATGGGAAGCTGGCCACGAAAGATAGGCTCTGCCGGTTTAATATAATACATGACAGCAAATGCAGTCTGTGTAAGGAAGTGGATGAGTCCCTTGGGCATCTCTTCTTTCAATGCCCTCATACCCTGAGCATTTGGAAGAAGATTTTAGCTTGGCTTGAGATTGTGCACACACCTAGCAATTGGTATGATGAGCTACACTGGGTTACCAACTTCAATTCTAGGAAAGGCTGGAAGGCAATTATCCTTAAATTGGCGTCTAATGAAGCTATATACGGTATATGGGCTTATAGAAATGATGTGGTTTTTCAACACAATACTAATAGAAACACTTATGATAGTATTCTTGATTGTATAGTGTATAGGGGTTGGAGATCAAAGAAAATTAGGAATCACATAGCAAGCCTTATGGTTTAG